One genomic segment of Equus przewalskii isolate Varuska chromosome 13, EquPr2, whole genome shotgun sequence includes these proteins:
- the REEP2 gene encoding receptor expression-enhancing protein 2 isoform X1 — protein sequence MVSWIISRLVVLIFGTLYPAYSSYKAVKTKNVKEYVKWMMYWIVFAFFTTAETLTDIVLSWFPFYFELKIAFVIWLLSPYTKGSSVLYRKFVHPTLSNKEKEIDEYITQARDKSYETMMRVGKRGLNLAANAAVTAAAKGQGVLSEKLRSFSMQDLTLIRDEDALPLQGPEGRLRPSPGSLLDTIEDLGDDAALNLRSNTSQADPRTETSEDDMGDKAPKRVKSIKKVPKAEPLASKTLKTRPKKKTSGGGDSA from the exons atGGTGTCCTGGATCATCTCTCGCTTGGTGGT GCTCATCTTTGGCACCTTGTACCCAGCGTATTCTTCCTACAAGGCCGTGAAGACAAAAAACGTGAAGGAATAT GTGAAATGGATGATGTACTGGATCGTCTTTGCCTTCTTCACCACGGCTGAGACACTCACGGATATCGTGCTTTCCTG GTTCCCCTTCTACTTTGAGCTCAAGATCGCCTTCGTGATTTGGCTGCTGTCCCCTTACACCAAGGGCTCCAGTGTGCTCTACCGCAAGTTCGTGCACCCGACACTGTCCAACAAGGAGAAG GAGATTGACGAGTACATCACACAGGCCCGAGACAAGAGCTATGAGACCATGATGAGAGTGGGCAAGAGAGGCCTGAACCTGGCCGCCAATGCGGCAGTCACGGCTGCTGCCAAG GGCCAGGGGGTGCTGTCAGAGAAGCTCCGAAGCTTCAGCATGCAGGACCTGACCCTGATCCGGGACGAGGATGCACTGCCCCTGCAGGGACCTGAAGGCCGCCTCCGACCCAGCCCCGGCAGCCTCCTGGACACCATTGAGGACTTAG GAGATGATGCTGCCCTGAATTTAAGGTCTAACACGAGCCAGGCAGATCCTCGGACAGAGACCTCTGAGGATGACATGGGGGACAAGGCCCCTAAGAGGGTCAAATCCATCAAAAAAGTGCCCAAAGCAGAG ccACTGGCTTCTAAGACGCTGAAGACCCGGCCCAAGAAGAAGACCTCTGGCGGGGGCGACTCGGCTTGA
- the REEP2 gene encoding receptor expression-enhancing protein 2 isoform X2: MGPSNHACLPRLIFGTLYPAYSSYKAVKTKNVKEYVKWMMYWIVFAFFTTAETLTDIVLSWFPFYFELKIAFVIWLLSPYTKGSSVLYRKFVHPTLSNKEKEIDEYITQARDKSYETMMRVGKRGLNLAANAAVTAAAKGQGVLSEKLRSFSMQDLTLIRDEDALPLQGPEGRLRPSPGSLLDTIEDLGDDAALNLRSNTSQADPRTETSEDDMGDKAPKRVKSIKKVPKAEPLASKTLKTRPKKKTSGGGDSA, translated from the exons atggggcccaGTAACCATGCCTGCCTCCCTAGGCTCATCTTTGGCACCTTGTACCCAGCGTATTCTTCCTACAAGGCCGTGAAGACAAAAAACGTGAAGGAATAT GTGAAATGGATGATGTACTGGATCGTCTTTGCCTTCTTCACCACGGCTGAGACACTCACGGATATCGTGCTTTCCTG GTTCCCCTTCTACTTTGAGCTCAAGATCGCCTTCGTGATTTGGCTGCTGTCCCCTTACACCAAGGGCTCCAGTGTGCTCTACCGCAAGTTCGTGCACCCGACACTGTCCAACAAGGAGAAG GAGATTGACGAGTACATCACACAGGCCCGAGACAAGAGCTATGAGACCATGATGAGAGTGGGCAAGAGAGGCCTGAACCTGGCCGCCAATGCGGCAGTCACGGCTGCTGCCAAG GGCCAGGGGGTGCTGTCAGAGAAGCTCCGAAGCTTCAGCATGCAGGACCTGACCCTGATCCGGGACGAGGATGCACTGCCCCTGCAGGGACCTGAAGGCCGCCTCCGACCCAGCCCCGGCAGCCTCCTGGACACCATTGAGGACTTAG GAGATGATGCTGCCCTGAATTTAAGGTCTAACACGAGCCAGGCAGATCCTCGGACAGAGACCTCTGAGGATGACATGGGGGACAAGGCCCCTAAGAGGGTCAAATCCATCAAAAAAGTGCCCAAAGCAGAG ccACTGGCTTCTAAGACGCTGAAGACCCGGCCCAAGAAGAAGACCTCTGGCGGGGGCGACTCGGCTTGA
- the REEP2 gene encoding receptor expression-enhancing protein 2 isoform X3: MVSWIISRLVVLIFGTLYPAYSSYKAVKTKNVKEYVKWMMYWIVFAFFTTAETLTDIVLSWFPFYFELKIAFVIWLLSPYTKGSSVLYRKFVHPTLSNKEKEIDEYITQARDKSYETMMRVGKRGLNLAANAAVTAAAKGVLSEKLRSFSMQDLTLIRDEDALPLQGPEGRLRPSPGSLLDTIEDLGDDAALNLRSNTSQADPRTETSEDDMGDKAPKRVKSIKKVPKAEPLASKTLKTRPKKKTSGGGDSA; encoded by the exons atGGTGTCCTGGATCATCTCTCGCTTGGTGGT GCTCATCTTTGGCACCTTGTACCCAGCGTATTCTTCCTACAAGGCCGTGAAGACAAAAAACGTGAAGGAATAT GTGAAATGGATGATGTACTGGATCGTCTTTGCCTTCTTCACCACGGCTGAGACACTCACGGATATCGTGCTTTCCTG GTTCCCCTTCTACTTTGAGCTCAAGATCGCCTTCGTGATTTGGCTGCTGTCCCCTTACACCAAGGGCTCCAGTGTGCTCTACCGCAAGTTCGTGCACCCGACACTGTCCAACAAGGAGAAG GAGATTGACGAGTACATCACACAGGCCCGAGACAAGAGCTATGAGACCATGATGAGAGTGGGCAAGAGAGGCCTGAACCTGGCCGCCAATGCGGCAGTCACGGCTGCTGCCAAG GGGGTGCTGTCAGAGAAGCTCCGAAGCTTCAGCATGCAGGACCTGACCCTGATCCGGGACGAGGATGCACTGCCCCTGCAGGGACCTGAAGGCCGCCTCCGACCCAGCCCCGGCAGCCTCCTGGACACCATTGAGGACTTAG GAGATGATGCTGCCCTGAATTTAAGGTCTAACACGAGCCAGGCAGATCCTCGGACAGAGACCTCTGAGGATGACATGGGGGACAAGGCCCCTAAGAGGGTCAAATCCATCAAAAAAGTGCCCAAAGCAGAG ccACTGGCTTCTAAGACGCTGAAGACCCGGCCCAAGAAGAAGACCTCTGGCGGGGGCGACTCGGCTTGA
- the REEP2 gene encoding receptor expression-enhancing protein 2 isoform X4, which translates to MGPSNHACLPRLIFGTLYPAYSSYKAVKTKNVKEYVKWMMYWIVFAFFTTAETLTDIVLSWFPFYFELKIAFVIWLLSPYTKGSSVLYRKFVHPTLSNKEKEIDEYITQARDKSYETMMRVGKRGLNLAANAAVTAAAKGVLSEKLRSFSMQDLTLIRDEDALPLQGPEGRLRPSPGSLLDTIEDLGDDAALNLRSNTSQADPRTETSEDDMGDKAPKRVKSIKKVPKAEPLASKTLKTRPKKKTSGGGDSA; encoded by the exons atggggcccaGTAACCATGCCTGCCTCCCTAGGCTCATCTTTGGCACCTTGTACCCAGCGTATTCTTCCTACAAGGCCGTGAAGACAAAAAACGTGAAGGAATAT GTGAAATGGATGATGTACTGGATCGTCTTTGCCTTCTTCACCACGGCTGAGACACTCACGGATATCGTGCTTTCCTG GTTCCCCTTCTACTTTGAGCTCAAGATCGCCTTCGTGATTTGGCTGCTGTCCCCTTACACCAAGGGCTCCAGTGTGCTCTACCGCAAGTTCGTGCACCCGACACTGTCCAACAAGGAGAAG GAGATTGACGAGTACATCACACAGGCCCGAGACAAGAGCTATGAGACCATGATGAGAGTGGGCAAGAGAGGCCTGAACCTGGCCGCCAATGCGGCAGTCACGGCTGCTGCCAAG GGGGTGCTGTCAGAGAAGCTCCGAAGCTTCAGCATGCAGGACCTGACCCTGATCCGGGACGAGGATGCACTGCCCCTGCAGGGACCTGAAGGCCGCCTCCGACCCAGCCCCGGCAGCCTCCTGGACACCATTGAGGACTTAG GAGATGATGCTGCCCTGAATTTAAGGTCTAACACGAGCCAGGCAGATCCTCGGACAGAGACCTCTGAGGATGACATGGGGGACAAGGCCCCTAAGAGGGTCAAATCCATCAAAAAAGTGCCCAAAGCAGAG ccACTGGCTTCTAAGACGCTGAAGACCCGGCCCAAGAAGAAGACCTCTGGCGGGGGCGACTCGGCTTGA